One Brachyhypopomus gauderio isolate BG-103 chromosome 15, BGAUD_0.2, whole genome shotgun sequence genomic region harbors:
- the npnta gene encoding nephronectin a isoform X4 yields the protein MRVEMLIKFILLWTWWFVARADFDGRWPRQMASSNGLCRYGARVDCCWGWTRRSWGQCQPVCQFGCKHGDCHAPNTCKCHPGFTGKTCNQDEQDYINPLIWDSHPPIFVPMDQQPLGVPLEDLNECGLKPRPCKHRCMNTYGSYKCYCLNGYMLLPDGTCGNARTCGMANCQYGCEVMKGEVRCQCPSPGLQLASDSRTCVDVDECASGRAVCPRLRQCVNTFGSYICKCHKGFDLQYISGKYQCIDVDECSTGQHRCGAYSTCYNTPGSFKCKCKEGFSGSAGYDCKPIPKVIIEPPRPGKIPPGNSNRIPDTDHKRTTTTVRPPVTSKRISPTSSPSTTKAPPPPKKVFPPPKKPAIPTRSPPRPTPRPPAVVIPKPKIPPHQHTTTQVPTPTQKVPLIPTRRPTSLPGTTVDNTIHKDITEKQRGDVHIPRNHGQNNVLGVDLDIELGNTEEELSDDPEAGDLSCSFDDGLCDWIQNREGDVHWETVPDPSGGRYLTILEPLRKRSGRGAQLLLPLATPWNEGNLCLAFRHKMAGHHVGVLQVFVQKGRQHSPAVWGRTGGNGWRSTQITLWGNGLESVIVKGERRRGRVGELALDDVSLRRGACQEEHNLRRL from the exons ATGCGCGTGGAAATGTTAATAAAGTTCATTTTGCTGTGGACTTGGTGGTTCGTGGCGAGAGCGGACTTTGATGGAAG GTGGCCCAGGCAGATGGCCTCGTCCAATGGGCTGTGCCGTTACGGTGCCCGCGTGGACTGCTGCTGGGGCTGGACGCGGCGCTCCTGGGGGCAATGCCAGC CTGTTTGTCAGTTTGGATGCAAGCATGGTGACTGCCACGCCCCCAACACCTGCAAGTGCCACCCGGGCTTCACAGGAAAGACCTGCAACCAAG ATGAACAGGACTATATAAACCCCCTTATTTGGGACAGTCACCCCCCTATCTTTGTTCCCATGGACCAGCAGCCACTGGGGGTGCCGCTGGAGG ACCTGAACGAGTGTGGCCTGAAACCTCGCCCCTGCAAACACAGGTGCATGAACACATATGGCAGTTACAAGTGCTACTGCCTGAACGGCTACATGCTCCTGCCCGACGGCACCTGCGGAA acgCCCGGACGTGCGGCATGGCTAACTGCCAGTATGGCTGTGAGGTGATGAAAGGTGAGGTTCGGTGCCAGTGTCCATCACCAGGACTGCAGCTCGCCTCGGACAGCAGGACATGCGTGG ACGTGGACGAGTGTGCCAGTGGCCGTGCTGTGTGTCCGCGCCTCCGCCAGTGCGTAAACACCTTCGGCAGCTACAtctgcaagtgccacaaaggCTTCGACCTGCAGTACATCAGTGGGAAGTACCAGTGTATCG ATGTGGACGAGTGCTCGACGGGGCAGCACCGCTGTGGTGcgtactccacctgctacaacACGCCGGGCTCCTTCAAGTGCAAATGCAAGGAAGGATTCAGCGGCAGTGCGGGCTACGACTGCAAAC CCATCCCCAAAGTGATTATTGAGCCTCCCAGACCTGGAAAAATCCCTCCTGGCAACAGTAACAGGATTCCAGACACGGATCATAAGAGGACCACCACTACGGTTCGACCTCCAGTGACATCTAAGAGGATCTCCCCAACAAGCTCTCCGTCCACCACCAAAGCTCCTCCACCCCCAAAGAAAGTCTTTCCACCGCCCAAGAAACCAGCCATACCGACCCGCAGTCCCCCTAGGCCCACTCCCAGACCCCCTGCCGTGGTCATCCCAAAGCCCAAAATCCCACCTCATCAGCACACCACAACCCAGGTGCCAACACCCACACAAAAAGTCCCTCTCATCCCCACACGCCGGCCAACCAGCTTGCCGGGAACCACTGTGGACAACACCATCCACAAGGACATCACAGAGAAACAAAGAGGAGACGTCCACA TACCACGGAATCATGGCCAGAACAATGTTCTTGGTGTTGATTTAGACATCGAACTGGGTAACACGGAAGAAGAGCTCAGCGATGACCCTG AGGCCGGGGATCTGAGCTGCTCTTTCGACGATGGGCTTTGTGACTGGATCcagaacagagagggagacgtACACTGGGAGACGGTGCCAGACCCTTCAG GGGGCAGGTACCTGACCATCTTGGAGCCCCTGCGTAAGAGGAGTGGGCGGGGAGCCCAGCTGCTCCTCCCCTTGGCCACGCCCTGGAACGAGGGCAACCTGTGCCTGGCGTTCCGCCACAAGATGGCGGGCCACCACGTGGGCGTGTTGCAGGTGTTCGTGCAGAAGGGCCGACAGCACAGTCCCGCCGTCTGGGGTCGCACAGGGGGCAACGGCTGGCGCTCCACCCAGATTACCCTCTGGGGCAATGGACTGGAGAGt GTGATCGTGAAGGGGGAGAGGCGGCGAGGGCGTGTCGGCGAGCTGGCTCTGGACGACGTCAGTCTGAGGAGAGGCGCCTGCCAGGAGGAACACAACCTGAGGAGGCTGTAG